A genome region from Halobacterium hubeiense includes the following:
- a CDS encoding RNA-guided endonuclease InsQ/TnpB family protein has protein sequence MEKRRTVPIALNVDSHSAALLEDTVDEFLWAANYVTRHAFDGEYVTTSKTTLHDDTYEDVRDETALHSNHVQAARNKAAEACKSVVEKWKQGKKGSMPHFTSPHLVYDHRTATFHDEYVSLATVDGRIEADYVLPDEERDTPHAEYFFSDEYETTGAELHYSNGNWMLHIHCKTDVESDTPEQATENGTVLGVDLGVTNLAVTSTGSFWTGDEFDHWRREYETRRGSLQQCGTRWAHENIQSVGRKEEGRFTITLHRISNDLVAEARTHGCSVIAFENLTDIRERTGASWGHKWAFNRLYEYVEYKAAEYGINVAQVDPENTSRRCSTCGFTHPDNRDREDFECLKCSYENHADYNAAKNIGLRYLRRNQTGSGGGAPVGVRLNSGTLNANGAYDPPAEDSARAGVHAESPPL, from the coding sequence ATGGAGAAGCGGCGTACTGTCCCCATTGCACTCAACGTGGACAGCCACAGCGCCGCACTCCTCGAAGACACCGTCGACGAATTTCTGTGGGCCGCCAACTACGTGACACGCCACGCGTTCGACGGTGAATACGTCACCACGAGCAAGACCACGCTCCATGACGACACCTACGAGGACGTGCGCGACGAGACAGCGTTACACAGCAACCACGTCCAAGCCGCCCGCAACAAGGCCGCCGAAGCCTGCAAGAGCGTGGTCGAGAAGTGGAAACAGGGCAAGAAGGGATCGATGCCTCACTTCACTAGCCCTCACCTCGTCTACGACCACCGCACCGCCACCTTCCACGACGAGTACGTGTCGCTAGCAACAGTTGACGGTCGCATCGAAGCCGATTACGTCCTTCCAGACGAGGAGCGAGACACGCCCCACGCCGAGTATTTCTTTTCCGACGAGTACGAAACCACAGGGGCAGAACTGCACTACAGTAACGGCAACTGGATGCTCCACATCCACTGCAAGACGGATGTGGAGTCTGATACGCCGGAACAAGCTACCGAGAACGGAACGGTTCTTGGGGTCGACCTCGGCGTGACGAATCTTGCAGTTACCTCAACTGGCTCGTTCTGGACTGGTGACGAGTTCGACCACTGGCGGCGCGAATACGAGACCCGTCGTGGGTCGCTCCAACAGTGCGGGACACGGTGGGCGCACGAGAACATCCAATCGGTCGGACGCAAAGAGGAAGGTCGGTTCACGATCACGCTCCACCGTATCTCGAACGATTTGGTGGCTGAAGCCCGCACCCACGGCTGTTCGGTGATTGCGTTCGAGAACTTGACCGATATTCGTGAGCGAACCGGCGCATCGTGGGGGCACAAATGGGCGTTCAACCGCCTGTACGAGTACGTCGAATACAAAGCCGCAGAGTACGGTATCAACGTAGCACAGGTTGACCCGGAGAACACGTCACGGCGATGTTCGACATGTGGGTTCACACACCCGGACAACCGCGACAGAGAGGACTTCGAGTGCCTGAAGTGCAGCTACGAGAACCACGCCGACTACAACGCCGCCAAGAACATCGGCTTGCGGTATCTCCGCCGGAACCAAACTGGCTCCGGTGGAGGCGCACCCGTAGGCGTGCGCTTGAACAGCGGGACGCTGAACGCGAACGGAGCGTATGACCCTCCTGCCGAAGATTCGGCCAGAGCGGGAGTCCACGCTGAAAGCCCACCCCTTTAG
- the ddh gene encoding D-2-hydroxyacid dehydrogenase — protein MSETEPLERLCVHESIDEKVPIDSFIDALNDLPVPVEVIGDDDPELDETDAVASYRPREWFPDAGWVHCLRAGYDEFDTDAYESTGTPLTNSTGIHGTTVGELVASYMLMFARRMHVYRDQQNQRQWYDPPYEQPFTVAGETVCVVGLGTIGRGVAEYADGMGMDVIGVRRSDEDVRHVSTIYSPADLDEAIDEARFVVAAVPKTPETEGMFSTAEFEQMRDDAYLINVARGPVVDQHALVDALEDDVIAGAGLDVFETEPLPESSPLWDFEEVIISPHEGSTTNRYHHDLAELVEEIFDQYQSGNPLRNRVA, from the coding sequence ATGTCCGAGACCGAGCCGTTGGAACGACTCTGTGTCCATGAGAGTATCGACGAGAAGGTCCCTATCGACTCGTTTATCGATGCGCTAAACGACCTCCCGGTTCCTGTGGAAGTGATTGGCGATGACGATCCAGAGCTCGACGAGACGGATGCTGTCGCTTCTTACCGTCCTCGGGAGTGGTTTCCCGATGCTGGTTGGGTTCACTGTCTCCGGGCTGGGTACGATGAATTCGATACAGACGCGTACGAGAGTACTGGAACGCCGTTGACGAATAGTACGGGCATTCATGGGACGACGGTCGGCGAACTCGTGGCCAGCTACATGCTCATGTTCGCGCGTCGAATGCACGTGTATCGCGACCAGCAGAACCAACGACAGTGGTATGACCCACCGTACGAGCAGCCGTTCACTGTCGCTGGTGAAACAGTGTGTGTCGTTGGGCTCGGAACTATTGGCCGGGGAGTCGCAGAGTATGCCGACGGCATGGGGATGGACGTGATCGGTGTTCGCCGTTCGGATGAGGATGTACGCCATGTCTCAACAATTTATTCGCCGGCGGACTTGGACGAGGCCATCGACGAGGCTCGATTCGTCGTCGCGGCGGTTCCAAAAACACCGGAGACGGAAGGAATGTTCTCGACAGCGGAGTTCGAGCAAATGCGCGACGACGCCTATTTAATCAACGTCGCGCGAGGGCCAGTCGTCGACCAGCACGCTCTCGTCGACGCCTTGGAGGATGACGTTATCGCTGGCGCTGGATTGGACGTATTCGAAACTGAGCCGCTCCCGGAGTCGTCCCCACTGTGGGACTTTGAGGAAGTCATCATCTCTCCTCACGAGGGGTCGACGACGAACCG